The segment GAAATTGAGACTGTTCCTAAATGATGCCAAATGAAACACTTTCCATCTCtctaaaaatacaacataaatatGTGTGAACTTTCGATACTATTTATTTTCtaatcttttattttctttggcCACTTCTGTAGGACGCTGGTTGTTCCGTTGGTCTTCGCATTAGTGGCCGTCTCTCTTTCTGCGCCCATAAACGGTAAGAAAACGTCCTTTGTACGTCACGTTACACTTGCCAGTGTATGGACTGCATCTGCATACATACAGTTTCAGATTAACCCTTAATCTCTAAATGACTGTGATCAATAACAGATCTTGTCTTTTGGTAACATGAAGCATTTGCTGCCTCTCTGTAGAGAGCCTGTAACCAGAGCTCTCAGACGACACAATCGAGTTCTGTTCACCTGAAACACACCGGGCCTCTATAGGAGACTCGCTCTTATAGCTCAATGCATTAACACCACTAACCTCTGTCCTTTCTCCGGACGGTTTTCATGCAGATGGAACAGACAATGACGGTAAGAAGGTTTGGTGCTTTTTTTTGCACGCGTTTACTGTTTAATTGTGATACAAATAATCATGTCTACGTACATGATCGTGCAATAACGCACAAGCAATAAAAGaacaaatgcagtgttttacTATACGTGTTCTCACTAATGAAATCTCGTTAATTGATCAATAGTTTCTCCTAAACAGCAATGACACAAATTTAAGAATGATCTTGTTGTCAATGTTTCTCTTGAGGAAAAGGAAGAAAACAGCCCAGTAATCTCTTAGTTTGAGGGGAGACACCAAAACCTGTAACCAAATCAAGATGTTTCTCATTAATCTGTGATACCATCAAATTAGTTTAGTTATGCTATCCACATTCTCTTTATAACTCTTTAGTGTGTAAGTCAGAAATTTGTGactacttttatctaaaaaaaaaatgataagacAAAACTCTAtttaggcaaggcaaggcacaTTTCTTACACAAtggcaattcaaagtgctttacataaaatgattgacaaagagaAAGACATATCTTTAAAAcgcaaatgatttaagatcacaaacacaactttagattttaagaaacatttattcatttaaaattaaGTTCATTTGAGTGCAGATCTGATGTTATATGATTATGTGCAGTTAATTTGTCTAATTTCTGTATTTTAATCTTATTTCCCTGTTATAATCTCAGAGGCTGCAGCACTCAGCGGTATGTCATATTCAATCTGATATGATCTATAGAGCTCAACAGTACAGTTCTGGAGGGGTCAATTATTTTTAACAACAACTTAAACCATGTCATTTCAATTgaagaattatttaaaaaaatattaataaatggtgAAAATACCTCTagaataaagatgtttttaaaattgGGCAGACACTGTTCACTGATGATTCTCAAGCCGGCTTTCTGTCTTTTCAGCAAAGACAAACGGAGATCCTCCCACTTCAAGTCCTGTGAATGGAGACTCAGGTTAGCTTGACTATGTAACGACTCtctgtaaaacaaaagaaaaatataattttttcagGCCTATAGATAATACCTttgtttcaatattttataGAAAGCACATAACACATACAAAGACAGATGCCACCAAGATGTTCAAATGaattatataaaacaaatcTTCTTTCAGCAGGACCTACAGATGGGACTGATTCATCAGAGAATAAACAAGGTAACAAAAGAGGGTTGAGAGTTCTTAAAGTCAATCAGACAAGGAGAAAGAAAGCTCTTCATGTCAGTTCAACAAACTCTTTAAGTGCTGCGCTCCCCCACATCATCGCTCCGTCCTCCACATTCACCAGTTCACCTCTTTCATTTCAGGGCCCAGTGACACTACAGATAAACCAGGTCAGTTTCTAGTATCAGAAATTACGTCTACAAAAGAAATAGAGAATTTACGACCGCACCACAAAAGTACAAACAGACCATTTGCTCTtgaagggatactccacccaaaactgaaaattcggtcatcatttactcaccctcatgaaaTTTCAttcctgtataaattactttgttctgataaacacagagaaagatatttggaagaatgtaagtaattttcagttccgggacatcattgactactatagtaggaacaattcaatggtagtcaaaggtgctccagaactgtttaaATAggtaaaatatctcattatgtgttcaacagaaccaaaaaatacacatttattttcctactatggtagtggatgatgttccagaactgaaaattgcgagcattcttccaaatatatttctctgtgttcatcggaacaaatcatttttacaggttggaaacaacccgagggtgagtaaacgatgaccgaattttcattttggggtgaactgtccctttaatggtcAACGGTACAAAAATAGAGTCAACTTTGAAAGAAAGAGTAATCAATCTTTGCTAAAAACAAGTTTTGAgcatacagaaaataaacatgtacTATATAACACAGTGACAGGTGAGACATAGAACCCGCAATGTGTCGTCATGGAAAATAGAGAATATAAACTTAACTGTACACAAATATCTGACCTCTTTATACTGCAACTAAATCAATGATTTAACACAACCGTATCATAACACAATATATGCTCtttctttaaacaaaatacCGAGAGTGAACACCAATTCAGCTATGAATATACAAATCATGTCACGTGTCAAATTGTCTTTTAACTTTCCATTTGATTTCTTTTTGAAGAAGTCGATGGTGCTCCCGATACATCATCGGACACAAACAGTAAGACTCATAAAGCTCTTCAAACTCCTTGTTGAAATATATTGTGGAGACATATAAGCACTGCCCAAAGTATAACCAGTCTGATTCATTTCAGATGACACAAGCATGGATGAAACCACCGGCAGCCCAGATTCCACAGGTATGATCAACATGCACCAAAAAACGCACAAGCACCTTACAGTAGCATGCTATGCTATACAAATCAAGTCATCAAACAGTCATCACGTGATCACCaatgatgacatcataacaGTACGTTTGCAAAAATGATGTAATCAGTAATCCACAAACGAATCCTTATGGCATTGAACGAAGGCTTCCTATTCAGATATTGAAATGTCACTCAAATCTCACAAGAGTCAAGTTAATCTTATAGATGTCTGATATCTGTAAACGACCCAAACTATTTGTTACTCCCATCTCTTGACTTAAATTTCTTTAGAAATGTCTAAATCAGACACAACGGATACAGAAAAAGAGACAGATGGAGAAACAGCTACTGACACTAATACAGACGCATCAGAGTTAAAGACAGATGAGtcgggtgagtaaataatgctgTGCAATGCTATTAAGATTCAATTTGTTGAAAAGAATCTGACTAAATGACTTGTCATCTACCACAGATGAAAACACAGCAAAACCATCAACGGAAGAGAAGACAGGTAAGGACTGTACAAGAAACAACATGAGGACAGTAAAAGAGACACATTGATGAGAGGTTttcatgaatgtgtaaatgaatgtttCAGATGCTAAACATGTGGATACAGAGATCGCAGACTCTACGGAAAAGCAATCCACAGGTAAAATATCATCTCTTGAAAAATGTTCCTGTCTGCCAGGAATTGCCAGCGTGCATGAACAAATGTAAAccgccatcatttattcaagaCAAACGGCACCAATTTGACCCAATTTAACAACCATAAAAGTGGTCCAGATGGTGATTGTAGATTATATTGCACATCAGTCATGAATATGGTTACCGTTGCACAATTTATGCTGCTCTCTTCCCTATTTACACGCTATTTAAAGTTCTCCTTTTGTGGTGCAAGGAAATAAAGAGTGTGTCACACATAGTAATGAGCTACTGGATTAAAGACAGCTGTAATGAATATACTGCTATTGCTAAACATTGCTGTCTGCTTTACAGACACGGATGAAGTGGTGGATAATGACACAGGTACGTTTCCTCACGCTTACCTTTCGTAATCTGAAAATGACCAACGTCCTTGCTGGATCCTTAACAACATTCCTTAAGAAATCAGATTGTAGGGTTAGTTTTAAGCCTTTAACCACATTGAACAACAAACCATGACTTCCCACTAACGCTGACAGGATTGTGATAGTTTGGGAGGGATTTTGAAACAAAACCCGGAAAACATTCAGCAAAAATTCttttctgtagctcaactggtagagcaaTAGCAGCAGTGCAAAAATTGTGGGTTGGATTCCCAGGAACACATActgatgaaatgaaataaactgtaaagaaACGTTGCATTTAAATGTCTGTCGAATGCATTCGTGTAATGTAAAACTCTGCATACTGTGTGCTTCCAGACAAGGACTCGGCAAGAGTCGAAAAGAAAGACACAGAAACACCTGATGACACAAGCAACAGTTCTCCAGGTATATTTCACGTCCTCTGCTGCGAATAGTTCACTTTGAACAACACAAAAACGAAAAAATATACAAAGATTATCATGATGCACTGAATGCCATTGTTCTTTGGACTAAAAAAAGACACTGTTGTGTATTTGAAGAGAAAACAGAAGATTCACCTGACAAGGACTCTTCAGAAAAAGATGAGCCCCAGGAATCTGATGGTGAGCTTACAACAATGATAAGAGATCATTTTTATATCCCCCAATAACACATGTGCAATGAGTTCACGTACACAACAGTACCACACCAACAAAGAATGTAGTATACTTCAGTATTTACCGctgtaaactgtagtaaaattattaaatacagTACCAATATTGAACTCTTTGCTTAAGTTAATACCATAGAATGCAGTACATTAAAAAGTGTAATAATTACTGTAACATACCACGGTATAAACCCGTATAGTAGTTGTTTACTAAAGTATAAAATTATGTATACCACAGTACCTCGTGGGGGCACGGCAGGTGCACACTCAATTCTTACTCAAAGTCAGTGAGGACATAACATTAGTGGAAAGTAATGttagaaatgttttatatatatcctAATCGATATCATTGAATTACTTGTCTCTGCCACaactttgtaaataaaaaagcgcGAGGAGAGCGGAAAGCCAAGTCAGTCAGTCCGTCAGCTGTCGCTTGGGGCCGCTGTTTTGCTAAAGTTGGACTAATATGTATAGTTCACAATGTACTGTAAGACGGATTTCACTATTTGGCTTATTCGACTAAGCAACTATGGTCGTAAATGCAACGCGTGCGTTCCTACGTTGCGCTTTTTCAAACGCACTAATGTTGGGGGAGGGCGTGAGCGTGCAGGGCGGTGTTTGGGGGCTGGGAATCGATTCCAAAAAGAATCGATTCCTCGATTCCAAGGCGTTGAGAATCGAGATTCTTTAAGAGCCTTCATAAGTACAAGCCCCgctatggagtttaaatgggcccaaaactcacgcgcatggaatccgcgcacgcacgcgcgatgcaaacgtgcataatgataaccacgcgcggaaagctgctccgcgagggcgcatttaaactccgcgagcgagcagaacagtatccgcaagcggaaaagaatcctcgcgcgggcgcatttctgctccacgagcaaaaactcagtccgcgagcagaggctttgacgagcgcgcgcgcgattctctctatgctctcgcaactgctcaacacttgctcgctcgttgagttgacttctgagactttggaggccggacaatgcatgttaaaagttaccaatcaaatgagcggagacatgcatttgattggtaacttttaacatgcactcacctacatgcagtcacctacagattacatgtcttactaccgaatgattagtgtattaccttgccttagctatgtgttagtattttaacgagtgacattttgatttcttacatctgtcaacaaaaattatgctatataatatagcagttaaacttacatgtcatgtatgacctatttaaaacatactataataatataattaaatgtctcctgtagtcattaaatttgagttcTAAATTCAGatctaatatctgtttactggcatagcccgttttaatattttcaaaacaaataaagcaaaacaaataaattatttaaattaaattttagagagtacatcatattgtaatttataataacttgtgctttgagttatactgttgtagccatttattaattctcattttataacaatttcatgaaaatgattaacaatacaaaagcaattatgaatacacataccaaactatttatttctaacttcctgtcaagatgccaaatatgtagatccaaagccaagggcatacataacactgtaacccaagtttaaaaatggaaaaaattatcgtgttatgccaaattaagacgtctgtacaacgggtaagatacatgtcggagcctgtaggtgagtgcatgttaaaagtgaccaatcaaaggatcggagaagtctgccattgtcccgcctccaaagtctcagaagtcaactcaacgagcgagcaagtgttgagcagttgcgagagcatagagagattcgcgcgcgcgctcgtcaaagcctctgctcgcggactgagtttttgctagcagaaatgcgcccgcgcgaggattcttttccacttgcggatactgttctgctcgctcgcagagtttaaatgcgccctcgcggagcagatttccgcgcgtggttatcattatgcgcgtttgcctCGCGCGCGCgtggattccatgcgcgtgagttttgggtctatTTAAACTCCATACTCCGCCCCTTAGCCCCTTAAAAATATTCTGCGTCCATAAAAGCAACAGCTTTGTTTGCACACACAATGCAAATATAATTACATGTTtccacacatttaacaaatcatATAAGTACGTTTTCTTTTCAGACGGACTGTAAATGGACCGTCTTCTCTACCGATGAGCTCAGTATGTGCGTGAAGAGAATGACATGTATATAAAGCACAGTCTCAAAACATATTTACTTAGAcgtctgtttaaagctgttaaagCTGGACAGAACTTTTTCAACACCTGTCTGCACTACTTGCATTTAACAGTAATACtaatatgcacagtattcttacatatttttaatacaatttactgATTACCGATCTGTCTACTCTATCTATATTCCTCAAGTATTTTTGCGTACACTGCggaataactttaaaaatagtcatttgacctgtgctttatttttgaaaacagctagtttatttattttattaatgacaTTATTAATGATACATTGGAATTGCAGGACAAGATCAACATATTTGTTATggaaataaacaattaataaacgtATAAAGTGACAGCTTagaaaattgtattacattaaaatgtgtacgttttcttaaataataaataaaaatccgTAGTAAAACAGGGAATTGAGCAGGAATCGAAAACAGCAGCTAGGAATCGATTCCCGGAATCGATTCTTTCGATTCCCCAACCAGGAATCAGAATCGGAATTAGTGACGGGAAGTCCGGCCCCTTTCTGCGAACCGGGTATTTCGGacagttcgtttcaatgaaccggttcaaaagacCGGTTCACCAATTCTTTTACGCCCTGACGTAACGCGTCAAGTCGTTCATCCGGGCCGGCTGGGATGAAAATACTACACGGACCCTCAGGCTCagcacaaaatatataaatcattaATCATAACTTGTGTCAGTTAACAAATCATCATCATGATCTGACACGTTTCTTACATATAcgttttgcaactaaagcacccaaGGCACAGTAATGTGCAACAAACTATgatattttaagtcttaaagacaTAAAGTACataattaatcttcatcagcgttttacagaaactatatgatccatgcacaattcaatacgatttatttgttattatatctcaactcaactcaactttatttatatagcgcttttacaattttcattgttacaaagcagctgtacatgagacacattgactacaagcaaaacaatcaaagttgtacctgcaaaaacaagaaaaggttgaaaacacagaagacagacatacccacacacaaaacactccacacacacaacacgcacacacaccaacacacacagacacagagacacacgtacgtacacagacaagtacgcacacacacacacgctcagtgagagcacacatttaggataaaggagagagaagcacaggtcaaatataacagataataaattcctatatgcaatattaattaagtaaaactttaagattctaaagcagcccccccggtcaggcagatagtgcaaaaacagtatgcaaatggtggcgaggaacccaaaactctaatcgagaaaaaaaacctcaggagaacccaggcccaaccaggggattccagttcccctctggcaaaagctgctgcctctgcacaagctccagagagcttgcacaacaaggctaaataaaataaataaacttaataataaaataaattatagtttaagattatcattaataatctaatagcatttgaagttttgtggagaagacatgtcaagagaccgcgtccttctttatccagctctatcatctcagctcttgtcaggtctccgctctaccatcaggtcaggccatgaactgcatcctgctcgctgtggtaaccttggaacaatgagacaagactggctgagagtagagtactgttctgtactctttgatgcaacaagtgcatcagttgtgtttttggctccggttgatctaactaatgcagcctaagccctcagaagatttatattatggaactTATAAACTTACGTTTTGCCAGATTGCTCCATAATATTTACGTGAGCTCGTACATTAGGACAGCATCAGTTGTCCACACTGTTCGGTAGCCTCACGGTGAATCACGCATGCTCAGTCACTATCCAGCTCATCGGttcaatttatgctacccataaatttgctaccctcgtgttgtgattgggttgggggaggggttagtcctgttttgtatagaggtagcaaaatttgatagggatgcataaattggcagaacaccggccaTCACAAATCGGAATCGACTCCAAAATATTCAGAATCGAACAGCCCTAGCTAGAAGGGAGGGAGACGGCTACGGTCGGAAGTGagtgatgcaaaatctcgccataaaattacaataaattacatacGCTAACGCCTTCACCTAcccctaccccaaccctaaaccttagttacaataatacaaaaaatttAATTAGCCTAACTGTTGTCAGCGTGAAGTGCACACGCCCAGTGGAGGTAACGTTAGCTGTACCCTTCTAGCCAAAACCATGTTTGGGTGTGTCTCCGTTGAAACTCGCTTCAGTAGAGCAGCTAAAGTTACcgtacatttatttacaatgcTGCGAaaaatccatccatccatccatgccATTCACTAGAGCGCGGGAAAAGCGAGCGATGTAGCGTTGAGTCTAAAGTGCACATCAAACGCGTGACGTTCGGCTTCCGTAGTGTCGCTCGCTCAACTTCGCCAAAAACGCGCCACGTTACAGTCAACGTACATTTCATATTTAGCAATATTTCAGACCACATTTGTCGCAACAAGACAAGTAATAAAACAACTTTATTAATGGATAtggacattttctgtttttattttagcatcttACCAGAAAAGGACACGGTGTCTGCAAATTAAATAAAGTGCTGTTTGTCACAAAATTGTATGACTACAAAAAATTACTGTGGTACTATACTCGAGTCGTTTGGGCATTTGATGTGGTATAACCATGTTTTTGGACATTTATGGTATGAAAATGAACAGCAGACTTTGTATATTTCAACTGTTATCATCATTTTAGTACATTTGGGCTTAACTGGTTCCTTTAGTTTAATAAAAGTGATTTCCCACTTTTACAAAAAACTGTACTAAACTATATTATGGTAAGGTAAAGTAAAGTAGATTGTAGTTAACTGCAGTATTTTTACCCTCTTTTTCAAcactttttttaacaagtttcAAAAAAGTCCAGTAGACCAAGGGTAGACAAACATTCACTTTGAGGGGGACCTTCCTGAAATGTTTATCTTCCAAACACATCTAGAACATGCAGTGATGTTAAAAAATGGTTTAATGGCatatcatttgtttttaacCAACAGATACTGACAAAGACAAGACAGATAAAGACTCAGATGACAAGAGTGAAAATAAAGACTCGGAGGAACAAGGAACCTCTGAAAGAccagaaaaaagcaaaacagaCAGCGATTCAGATGCTGATGAGGTCAAAGATTCAAATGATTCCTCTGACAAAGATTCAGATGATTCCTCTGACAAAGATTCAGATGATTCCTCTGACAAAGATTCAGATGCCAAAGACACAGACAGCACAGAGAAGAAAGACACGGACACAGAGACCGATGTAAACACCTCTGAAAAAGACACAGACAGCACAGAGAAGAAAGACACGGACACAGAGACCGATGTAAACACCTCTGAAAAAGACACAGACAGCACAGAGAAGAAAGACAAGGCCTCTGAGACCGATGTAGACaccacagagaaagacacagacaGCGACCAAGACACAGCAGATTCTCCTGACACGGCAGACGTGAAGgacagcacagagaaagatgacGATGGAGACAGTGAGGACACCAAAGACAAGGATGAGAACAAGGAGACGGGTGACCACAGCGATGAGGGTAAGGATAAGGAAGATGAGTCCAAACCAGAGGAGAACGACAAGGGAGATGAGGTTTCTCAAGAAGACGCCGCGAGCAGTCAGTCTGATGAGAGTCCGCTGAAGGAGACGGAAGACAAGCAAGAAGACAAAGCTGACGGTGACAGCTCCAGTTCGGACTCGGACAGCAAGGACGACAGCAAAGACAAAGACCAGGAGAAGAACAGCACAGAATCCACAGACACGGAACGTCACAGCAGTGACAGCAAGACCGACACGGATAGCTCAGAAACAGGAGGAGAAGGTAAACTCACTTGTCAGATGTGGTATCTACTGTATTCACCAAACCAAAAACCATTTGATCCATTAACATTCTCATGCCCACAGATACTGATGATGACAATGAGTCCAACAGCATGGAACATGAGAAACAAGGTACGTTCACTTTCAGATATAAACTCACTTGAACAATGTCACGATAGGTTTAACACAAAGTGGAGACGTTTTTGTGCTTAACTGTACAAGTCAAATGTTTTGTACTGATCAAGTTCGTAATTCCACAGATTCCCCACAGGGAGCATCAAGTGAGACAAATGACGACTCTGATGTCGATTCAAATGGTGAGGGAGTTTAAGCAGTCCAGACCACAATATGCCTTGTTTGATGCTAAAAGCTAAAAACTCATCTTTGTGCTGTCTTTTAGACCACAGTGACTCTGCAGCATCTCTTGATTCATCTCTTGGTAATTCTGTCTCATAATAAATCAGACTTGATGTAAGAATGatgtgatgtcattgtttgcgGTGTATAAAGGATAAATTTACAAGGTTTATTCTTGTCAATTGTAGAAACTGCTGATGAAAATGTTGGTACAGACAGCCATGATTCTTTAGGTGGTACGTCTCCGGCACTTTAATTCAGAATAATTATtgttaaaaatgatataaattcACTATCTTTTTAGAAAATGCTTTTCTTCTTTTCCATTGGTTGTTCTATCCTCTATAGATGACACGGATGTCCACGGTGTTCATGCCGATGAGAAGGGTAAACCCCTCCCACATTTGACACATCAAACACTCTGGAAATACATTATTAGAAAGACGGGACAAACCGACAGTCATATAAACacacttttctttttctgttgacAGGTGCTCCATCTAAAACCGATGATCATCTTGATGACACAACACAAGGTACTGACACTAAAAAGAGAAACTCTGCACACAATCATAAACTTCAGGGGATGGTGGGATACGAGAGATATTGATTGTGTGTATGAAAGCAAGTGACTGATCTTTCTTTAGGGTCAGATGATGGCAGCAAAACCCCCGTGCCAAGCTCCTAGCGACAAGGACACCGCGACAGCAAATGAACAGGTATCATCAGAGCTGTTTCGCTCTCTATTCTGCAGCAtaagtcagtggttctcaaactttttcctTGTaagccccctttgtgtagagtgcatcgttTTTCGGTCCCCCTAATAAat is part of the Triplophysa rosa linkage group LG16, Trosa_1v2, whole genome shotgun sequence genome and harbors:
- the stm gene encoding protein starmaker isoform X1 is translated as MLFRTLVVPLVFALVAVSLSAPINDGTDNDEAAALSAKTNGDPPTSSPVNGDSAGPTDGTDSSENKQGPSDTTDKPEVDGAPDTSSDTNNDTSMDETTGSPDSTEMSKSDTTDTEKETDGETATDTNTDASELKTDESDENTAKPSTEEKTDAKHVDTEIADSTEKQSTDTDEVVDNDTDKDSARVEKKDTETPDDTSNSSPEKTEDSPDKDSSEKDEPQESDDTDKDKTDKDSDDKSENKDSEEQGTSERPEKSKTDSDSDADEVKDSNDSSDKDSDDSSDKDSDDSSDKDSDAKDTDSTEKKDTDTETDVNTSEKDTDSTEKKDTDTETDVNTSEKDTDSTEKKDKASETDVDTTEKDTDSDQDTADSPDTADVKDSTEKDDDGDSEDTKDKDENKETGDHSDEGKDKEDESKPEENDKGDEVSQEDAASSQSDESPLKETEDKQEDKADGDSSSSDSDSKDDSKDKDQEKNSTESTDTERHSSDSKTDTDSSETGGEDTDDDNESNSMEHEKQDSPQGASSETNDDSDVDSNDHSDSAASLDSSLETADENVGTDSHDSLGDDTDVHGVHADEKGAPSKTDDHLDDTTQGSDDGSKTPVPSS
- the stm gene encoding protein starmaker isoform X5, which encodes MLFRTLVVPLVFALVAVSLSAPINDGTDNDEAAALSAKTNGDPPTSSPVNGDSAGPTDGTDSSENKQEVDGAPDTSSDTNNDTSMDETTGSPDSTEMSKSDTTDTEKETDGETATDTNTDASELKTDESDENTAKPSTEEKTDAKHVDTEIADSTEKQSTDTDEVVDNDTDKDSARVEKKDTETPDDTSNSSPEKTEDSPDKDSSEKDEPQESDDTDKDKTDKDSDDKSENKDSEEQGTSERPEKSKTDSDSDADEVKDSNDSSDKDSDDSSDKDSDDSSDKDSDAKDTDSTEKKDTDTETDVNTSEKDTDSTEKKDTDTETDVNTSEKDTDSTEKKDKASETDVDTTEKDTDSDQDTADSPDTADVKDSTEKDDDGDSEDTKDKDENKETGDHSDEGKDKEDESKPEENDKGDEVSQEDAASSQSDESPLKETEDKQEDKADGDSSSSDSDSKDDSKDKDQEKNSTESTDTERHSSDSKTDTDSSETGGEDTDDDNESNSMEHEKQDSPQGASSETNDDSDVDSNDHSDSAASLDSSLETADENVGTDSHDSLGDDTDVHGVHADEKGAPSKTDDHLDDTTQGSDDGSKTPVPSS
- the stm gene encoding protein starmaker isoform X3, which encodes MLFRTLVVPLVFALVAVSLSAPINEAAALSAKTNGDPPTSSPVNGDSAGPTDGTDSSENKQGPSDTTDKPEVDGAPDTSSDTNNDTSMDETTGSPDSTEMSKSDTTDTEKETDGETATDTNTDASELKTDESDENTAKPSTEEKTDAKHVDTEIADSTEKQSTDTDEVVDNDTDKDSARVEKKDTETPDDTSNSSPEKTEDSPDKDSSEKDEPQESDDTDKDKTDKDSDDKSENKDSEEQGTSERPEKSKTDSDSDADEVKDSNDSSDKDSDDSSDKDSDDSSDKDSDAKDTDSTEKKDTDTETDVNTSEKDTDSTEKKDTDTETDVNTSEKDTDSTEKKDKASETDVDTTEKDTDSDQDTADSPDTADVKDSTEKDDDGDSEDTKDKDENKETGDHSDEGKDKEDESKPEENDKGDEVSQEDAASSQSDESPLKETEDKQEDKADGDSSSSDSDSKDDSKDKDQEKNSTESTDTERHSSDSKTDTDSSETGGEDTDDDNESNSMEHEKQDSPQGASSETNDDSDVDSNDHSDSAASLDSSLETADENVGTDSHDSLGDDTDVHGVHADEKGAPSKTDDHLDDTTQGSDDGSKTPVPSS
- the stm gene encoding protein starmaker isoform X7 is translated as MLFRTLVVPLVFALVAVSLSAPINAKTNGDPPTSSPVNGDSAGPTDGTDSSENKQGPSDTTDKPEVDGAPDTSSDTNNDTSMDETTGSPDSTEMSKSDTTDTEKETDGETATDTNTDASELKTDESDENTAKPSTEEKTDAKHVDTEIADSTEKQSTDTDEVVDNDTDKDSARVEKKDTETPDDTSNSSPEKTEDSPDKDSSEKDEPQESDDTDKDKTDKDSDDKSENKDSEEQGTSERPEKSKTDSDSDADEVKDSNDSSDKDSDDSSDKDSDDSSDKDSDAKDTDSTEKKDTDTETDVNTSEKDTDSTEKKDTDTETDVNTSEKDTDSTEKKDKASETDVDTTEKDTDSDQDTADSPDTADVKDSTEKDDDGDSEDTKDKDENKETGDHSDEGKDKEDESKPEENDKGDEVSQEDAASSQSDESPLKETEDKQEDKADGDSSSSDSDSKDDSKDKDQEKNSTESTDTERHSSDSKTDTDSSETGGEDTDDDNESNSMEHEKQDSPQGASSETNDDSDVDSNDHSDSAASLDSSLETADENVGTDSHDSLGDDTDVHGVHADEKGAPSKTDDHLDDTTQGSDDGSKTPVPSS
- the stm gene encoding protein starmaker isoform X6 produces the protein MLFRTLVVPLVFALVAVSLSAPINDGTDNDEAAALSAKTNGDPPTSSPVNGDSGPTDGTDSSENKQEVDGAPDTSSDTNNDTSMDETTGSPDSTEMSKSDTTDTEKETDGETATDTNTDASELKTDESDENTAKPSTEEKTDAKHVDTEIADSTEKQSTDTDEVVDNDTDKDSARVEKKDTETPDDTSNSSPEKTEDSPDKDSSEKDEPQESDDTDKDKTDKDSDDKSENKDSEEQGTSERPEKSKTDSDSDADEVKDSNDSSDKDSDDSSDKDSDDSSDKDSDAKDTDSTEKKDTDTETDVNTSEKDTDSTEKKDTDTETDVNTSEKDTDSTEKKDKASETDVDTTEKDTDSDQDTADSPDTADVKDSTEKDDDGDSEDTKDKDENKETGDHSDEGKDKEDESKPEENDKGDEVSQEDAASSQSDESPLKETEDKQEDKADGDSSSSDSDSKDDSKDKDQEKNSTESTDTERHSSDSKTDTDSSETGGEDTDDDNESNSMEHEKQDSPQGASSETNDDSDVDSNDHSDSAASLDSSLETADENVGTDSHDSLGDDTDVHGVHADEKGAPSKTDDHLDDTTQGSDDGSKTPVPSS